The following coding sequences lie in one Pseudorca crassidens isolate mPseCra1 chromosome 2, mPseCra1.hap1, whole genome shotgun sequence genomic window:
- the RSPO1 gene encoding R-spondin-1, with protein MRLGLCVVALVLSWMHLAAGSRGIKGKRQRRISAEGSQACAKGCELCSEVNGCLKCSPKLFILLERSDIRQVGVCLPSCPPGYFDARNPDMNKCIKCKIEHCEACFSHNFCTKCKESLYLHKGRCYPACPEGSAAANGTMECSSPAQCEMSEWSLWGPCSKKKKLCGFRRGSEERTRRVLHAPGGDHTVCSDTKETRRCTGRRTPCPEGQKRRKGGQGRQEHANRNPGRKENKEAGAGARRRKGQQRQQQGTVGPVTSAGST; from the exons ATGCGGCTTGGGCTGTGTGTGGTGGCCCTGGTTCTGAGCTGGATGCATCTCGCTGCCGGCAGCCGGGGGATCAAGGGGAAGAGGCAGAGGCGGA TCAGCGCCGAGGGGAGCCAGGCCTGTGCCAAAGGCTGTGAGCTCTGTTCGGAGGTCAACGGCTGCCTTAAGTGCTCACCCAAGCTGTTCATCTTGCTGGAGAGGAGCGACATCCGCCAGGTGGGCGTCTGCTTGCCGTCCTGCCCACCTGGATACTTTGATGCCCGCAACCCTGACATGAACAAGTGCATCA AATGCAAGATCGAACACTGTGAGGCCTGCTTCAGCCACAACTTCTGCACCAAGTGTAAGGAGAGCTTGTACCTGCACAAGGGCCGCTGCTATCCCGCCTGTCCCGAGGGCTCTGCGGCTGCCAACGGCACCATGGAGTGCAGCAGCCCCG CGCAATGTGAAATGAGCGAGTGGTCTCTGTGGGGGCCGTGCTCCAAGAAGAAGAAGCTCTGTGGCTTCCGGAGGGGCTCGGAGGAGCGGACACGGAGAGTGCTGCACGCCCCTGGGGGGGACCACACCGTCTGCTCCGATACCAAGGAGACCCGGAGGTGCACGGGGCGGAGGACACCCTGCCCGGAGG ggcagaagaggaggaagggcgGCCAGGGCCGGCAGGAGCATGCCAACAGGAACCCCGGCCGGAAGGAGAACAAGGAGGCGGGCGCCGGTGCTCGGAGACGCAAGggccagcagcggcagcagcaagGGACAGTGGGGCCGGTCACCTCTGCGGGGTCCACCTAG